A DNA window from Iodobacter ciconiae contains the following coding sequences:
- a CDS encoding sodium-dependent transporter, which produces MSRSQWSSKLGFILASAGATVGLGSIWKFPYVTAMNGGGAFLLIFVLITFTLGIALMLAEIAIGRAAACGAVGAFKKLGGKGWSAVGYIGVLCGLTVFSFYSVVGGWTIGYLLRALDGRVMSNDPKALGALFGQYVSSPIEPIITHALFALLTLIVVMFGIQKGIERAGKILMPALFLLMLGLIIRSLTLPGAGAGVMTFLAPDFSKVNSKMLVDALGLAFFSLSVGAGCMLAYGSYLGRDVKLTNAAMWVTGLTTMTSILAGLMIFPAITAFGLDAAAGPGLTYMTMPVVFNHLPFGQFFAVAFFALLLVAALTSSVSLLELIVVYPIDEWNLPRKATTGAITLLVFLAGIPASLSFGVLGEYKWFGRNVFELMDYSASNILLPLGGIGTALFAGWKIWPVVEAELGLSPALNWGMKWMCRIAAPALIALILVYNL; this is translated from the coding sequence ATGTCTCGTTCACAATGGAGCTCCAAACTCGGCTTTATTCTTGCCTCCGCAGGGGCAACTGTCGGTTTAGGCTCAATCTGGAAGTTTCCCTATGTCACCGCCATGAATGGCGGCGGTGCGTTTCTGCTGATTTTCGTGCTGATCACTTTCACCTTGGGTATTGCGCTGATGCTGGCCGAAATCGCCATTGGCCGTGCTGCCGCTTGTGGTGCTGTGGGCGCGTTTAAAAAGCTGGGTGGCAAGGGCTGGTCGGCAGTTGGGTATATCGGCGTGCTGTGCGGCTTAACAGTGTTTTCTTTCTATAGCGTGGTGGGTGGCTGGACCATCGGCTATCTGTTGCGCGCTCTGGATGGCCGGGTGATGAGTAACGATCCCAAGGCTTTGGGTGCATTATTCGGGCAATATGTCTCCAGCCCCATTGAGCCGATTATTACCCACGCCCTGTTTGCCCTGCTCACCCTGATTGTGGTGATGTTTGGTATTCAAAAAGGCATTGAACGCGCGGGCAAAATACTGATGCCTGCTTTATTTTTGCTGATGCTGGGGCTGATTATTCGCTCCCTTACCCTACCGGGCGCAGGGGCTGGCGTCATGACTTTTCTGGCACCGGATTTCTCTAAAGTTAATTCAAAAATGCTGGTTGATGCACTGGGCCTTGCCTTCTTTTCCCTATCGGTTGGCGCAGGCTGCATGCTGGCTTACGGCTCCTACCTTGGGCGGGATGTAAAGCTTACCAATGCGGCGATGTGGGTAACGGGCTTAACTACCATGACCTCGATTCTGGCTGGCCTGATGATTTTCCCGGCTATTACCGCCTTTGGCCTGGATGCGGCAGCTGGCCCTGGCCTGACTTATATGACTATGCCAGTCGTATTTAATCATCTACCCTTTGGCCAGTTTTTTGCGGTTGCCTTTTTTGCACTGCTTTTAGTGGCAGCATTGACGTCATCGGTTTCTCTGCTTGAGCTGATTGTGGTGTATCCGATTGACGAATGGAATCTGCCTCGTAAAGCTACGACTGGCGCAATTACCCTGCTGGTATTTCTGGCTGGCATTCCTGCCTCGCTCTCCTTTGGTGTGCTGGGCGAATACAAATGGTTTGGCCGCAATGTATTTGAGCTGATGGATTACAGCGCATCCAACATCCTACTGCCGCTGGGCGGGATCGGCACGGCACTGTTTGCTGGCTGGAAAATCTGGCCGGTTGTTGAAGCCGAGCTGGGGCTCAGCCCTGCTTTAAACTGGGGAATGAAGTGGATGTGCCGTATTGCGGCCCCGGCATTGATTGCCCTGATCCTGGTTTACAACTTGTAA
- a CDS encoding aerolysin family beta-barrel pore-forming toxin: MRLNNLCKTLTLLIIILFSSYAISNTNINMYEVYRQSYFPKKACDAGYRLLTVDNARVLHSWLLNKMGPWDIIALADGWVIMGLKHKGQIKKDPVIPQDAWCTLNTPSLKPTIPVYEPIFYPESNEALFEWTLVNQEDFFKPLSLLAHYFGFAWVSGINSSYVGDGMVISRSASPGSYQISGFNQGRCTGYRCKERTSMVIDNFHYAIDDKTFKAGPISKSNKRIINTTSEIVINESSYTQKSSITLSYSQLSNWSKTDTYELGEKIKAKQGFEWPLVGETELSIEIAANQSWASLKGGSDSKTIVKTALITVPPFSQQEVFLETFLAEIEYPYSFDANVSFDITYSGFMRYENNALLSHSQDRPTIKKKYTIGRSSESLSNLEYQYSNPGYGDTGDYWDWRWMIDTYGKTNIEDVLASITQPLRTKITGVFSAKSTFGSTLRYGPTMPLQSNYVNKKTQEVNTSELNKYRIKKPTIIIKKIK; the protein is encoded by the coding sequence ATATGTATGAGGTTTACAGGCAATCTTATTTCCCTAAAAAAGCCTGTGATGCAGGATATCGGCTATTAACGGTTGATAATGCCAGAGTGCTGCATTCCTGGCTGCTAAATAAAATGGGACCATGGGATATTATTGCTCTTGCAGATGGCTGGGTTATTATGGGCTTAAAGCACAAAGGCCAGATAAAAAAAGACCCTGTTATTCCCCAGGATGCATGGTGTACTTTAAATACGCCTTCGCTTAAACCGACTATTCCTGTCTATGAACCAATTTTCTATCCGGAAAGTAATGAAGCTCTTTTTGAATGGACCTTAGTTAATCAGGAAGATTTTTTTAAGCCACTATCTTTGCTGGCACATTATTTTGGCTTTGCATGGGTTTCCGGAATTAATTCTAGCTATGTTGGCGATGGCATGGTGATAAGCCGCTCTGCAAGCCCTGGTAGCTATCAGATTAGCGGCTTTAATCAGGGTAGATGCACAGGTTATCGTTGCAAAGAAAGAACTTCAATGGTTATTGACAATTTTCATTATGCAATTGATGATAAGACATTTAAAGCAGGGCCTATTAGCAAGTCAAATAAAAGAATAATAAATACCACTTCAGAAATAGTTATTAATGAGTCATCTTATACACAAAAATCCAGTATTACTTTAAGCTATTCCCAATTATCAAACTGGTCAAAAACAGATACATACGAGCTAGGTGAGAAAATCAAAGCCAAACAAGGCTTCGAATGGCCTCTGGTCGGTGAAACAGAGCTTTCTATCGAAATAGCTGCAAATCAGAGCTGGGCCTCTTTAAAAGGCGGAAGTGATTCAAAAACCATTGTCAAAACAGCATTAATTACAGTTCCTCCATTTAGCCAGCAAGAAGTATTTCTTGAAACTTTTCTTGCCGAAATTGAATACCCTTATTCATTTGATGCAAATGTTAGTTTTGATATTACTTATTCTGGCTTTATGAGGTATGAAAATAATGCATTACTCAGCCATAGTCAGGACAGGCCCACAATTAAAAAAAAATATACCATAGGCAGAAGCTCTGAATCGCTATCTAATTTAGAGTACCAATATAGCAACCCGGGATATGGGGATACTGGTGATTATTGGGATTGGCGCTGGATGATAGATACTTATGGAAAAACTAATATTGAAGATGTCCTGGCAAGTATCACTCAGCCATTAAGAACAAAAATTACCGGCGTTTTTTCTGCAAAATCTACCTTTGGCTCCACTTTAAGATATGGACCTACAATGCCTTTGCAATCTAATTATGTTAATAAGAAAACACAAGAAGTGAACACTTCAGAACTTAATAAATATAGAATTAAAAAACCTACTATTATAATTAAAAAAATTAAATAA